The Arachis hypogaea cultivar Tifrunner chromosome 14, arahy.Tifrunner.gnm2.J5K5, whole genome shotgun sequence genome has a segment encoding these proteins:
- the LOC112798100 gene encoding probably inactive leucine-rich repeat receptor-like protein kinase At3g28040: protein MASFQFLSLLIVVSVLSFCYGDSNDMNNVQLNDDVLGLIVFKSDLHDPSSSLASWNEDDSSACSWNRVQCNPATGRVTEINLDGLGLSGRIGRGLEKLQHLMVLSLSHNNFNGSITPSLTLSSTIQSLNLSHNGFSGQIPTSFLNMSSIRSLDLSHNSFSGQIPQSFFDSCNSLHYFSLSNNMFEGQIPSTISRCSSLNSIDLSNNHFAGYVDFAAVWSLTRLRQLDLSSNALSGSLPNGISSIHNLKEILLRKNQFSGSLPNDIGLCLHLNKLDLSDNQFNGVLPESLNRLKSLSYLSTSKNIFDGELPQWIGTMTSLEHLDLSNNQFMGTIPDSIGELRSLAYLSVANNKLEGNIPASLVSCTELSVIKLRGNGFNGSIPEGLFGLGLEEIDFSHNHLTGPIPAGTSRLLESLIKLDLSENNLQGNIPAEMGLLSKLRYLNLSWNDLHSHMPPEFGLLQNLTVLDLRNSALIGSVPSDICDSGNLAVLQLDGNSLEGSIPEQIGNCSSLYMLSLCHNNLSGSIPKSMSRLSKLKILRLEFNELSGEIPMELGMLQNLLAVNISYNKLTGRLPTGSIFQNLDKSSLEGNYGLCSPLLKGPCMMNVPKPLVLDPNAYNNQIGSPRQRNESSMATGLSHHHRFLSVSAIVAIAASFVIILGVIAISLLNVSVRRRLKFVDNALESMCSSSSRSGSPATGKLILLDSQSSSPDWISNPESLLNKASEIGEGVFGTVYKVPLGSHGRIVAIKKLITSNIIQYPEDFDREVRILGKARHPNLIALKGYYWTPQIQLLVTEYASNGSLQSKLHERISSIPPLSWANRFKILLGTAKGLAHLHQSFRPPIIHYNIKPSNILLDENFNPKISDFGLARLLTKLDKHVMSNRFQSALGYVAPELACQSLRVNEKCDVYGFGVMILELVTGRRPVEYGEDNVLILNDHVRVLLEQGNVLECVDPCMNEYPEDEVLPVLKLAMVCTSQIPSSRPSMAEVVQILQVIKTPVPQRMEVF, encoded by the exons ATGGCAAGTTTTCAGTTTCTGAGTTTGCTGATTGTTGTTTCAGTTTTGAGTTTTTGCTATGGAGACAGCAATGACATGAATAATGTTCAGCTGAATGATGATGTTCTTGGCCTAATTGTGTTCAAATCAGACCTCCATGACCCTTCTTCATCTCTTGCTTCATGGAATGAAGATGATTCAAGTGCTTGTTCATGGAACCGGGTTCAGTGCAATCCAGCAACAGGAAGAGTCACTGAGATCAATCTTGATGGGTTGGGATTATCTGGAAGAATTGGAAGAGGCCTTGAGAAGTTGCAGCATCTAATGGTATTGTCTCTTTCTCATAACAATTTCAATGGTAGCATTACTCCTTCACTTACACTTTCCAGCACCATTCAGAGTCTAAATCTAAGTCACAATGGCTTCTCTGGTCAAATACCAACTTCATTTCTTAATATGAGTTCAATTAGGTCTCTTGATCTTTCTCACAACTCATTCTCAGGACAAATCCCTCAAAGTTTCTTTGACAGTTGCAATTCCCTTCACTACTTTTCTTTGTCCAATAACATGTTTGAAGGACAAATTCCTAGCACAATCTCTAGATGTTCTTCATTGAATAGCATTGATCTTTCGAATAACCATTTCGCCGGTTATGTTGATTTTGCTGCTGTTTGGTCATTGACTAGGCTTAGGCAATTGGATCTTTCCAGCAATGCCTTATCAGGTTCTTTGCCTAATGGAATTTCTTCAATTCATAACTTGAAAGAGATCTTGTTAAGGAAAAACCAGTTTTCAGGTTCATTGCCTAATGATATTGGACTCTGTCTTCATTTGAATAAGCTTGATTTGAGTGATAATCAATTCAATGGAGTTTTACCAGAGTCATTGAACAGGCTTAAATCTCTGAGCTATTTAAGTACATCGAAGAATATTTTCGACGGCGAGCTTCCTCAATGGATTGGTACCATGACTAGTCTTGAACACTTGGATCTTTCCAACAATCAGTTCATGGGAACTATTCCGGATTccattggagaattgagatcATTGGCATATCTGAGTGTTGCGAATAACAAACTTGAAGGGAACATTCCGGCTTCATTAGTTTCTTGCACAGAGTTATCAGTGATCAAGCTTAGAGGGAATGGTTTCAATGGAAGCATACCAGAGGGCTTGTTTGGCCTTGGATTGGAGGAAATAGATTTTTCTCATAATCATTTAACAGGTCCAATCCCAGCAGGGACAAGCAGGCTATTGGAAAGTCTCATCAAATTGGATCTCTCAGAGAATAATCTTCAGGGGAATATCCCTGCTGAAATGGGGCTACTTTCAAAGCTTAGATACTTGAATTTGTCTTGGAATGATCTTCATTCTCATATGCCTCCAGAGTTTGGTCTGCTTCAGAATCTAACAGTCTTGGATCTTCGAAACAGCGCCTTGATCGGCTCAGTTCCATCCGATATATGTGATTCGGGTAACTTGgctgttcttcaacttgatggaaATTCATTGGAGGGGTCTATTCCAGAGCAGATTGGAAATTGTTCATCTCTTTATATGCT GAGTTTGTGTCACAATAATTTAAGTGGTTCAATCCCAAAGTCCATGTCAAGGCTAAGCAAGCTCAAGATTCTGAGATTGGAGTTCAATGAACTGAGTGGAGAGATACCAATGGAGCTTGGAATGCTCCAAAACCTTCTTGCTGTGAACATATCATACAACAAGCTCACAGGTAGGCTTCCAACAGGAAGCATATTTCAGAACTTGGACAAGAGTTCCTTGGAAGGAAACTATGGTCTTTGTTCACCATTGCTGAAAGGTCCATGTATGATGAATGTACCAAAGCCACTAGTTCTTGATCCAAATGCTTACAACAACCAAATAGGATCTCCTAGGCAAAGAAATGAATCATCTATGGCTACTGGCCTAAGTCATCACCACAGATTCCTTAGTGTTTCGGCCATTGTCGCGATTGCAGCTTCATTTGTGATCATATTAGGAGTTATTGCTATTAGCCTACTCAATGTTTCTGTAAGGAGAAGGTTAAAATTTGTGGACAATGCCTTGGAAAGCATGTGTTCGAGTTCTTCAAGATCCGGAAGTCCAGCCACAGGGAAGCTAATTCTGCTTGATTCGCAGTCCAGCTCGCCGGATTGGATCAGCAATCCGGAATCCTTGCTCAACAAGGCATCAGAGATTGGTGAAGGAGTGTTTGGAACAGTGTACAAAGTTCCATTGGGATCACATGGAAGAATTGTTGCAATCAAGAAACTCATAACCTCAAACATAATCCAATATCCTGAAGATTTCGACAGAGAAGTTAGGATCCTTGGAAAAGCAAGGCATCCAAATTTGATTGCATTGAAAGGTTATTATTGGACACCTCAAATTCAGCTTCTAGTAACTGAGTATGCATCAAATGGTAGCCTCCAATCCAAGCTTCATGAGAGAATCTCTTCAATTCCTCCACTTTCTTGGGCTAATAGGTTCAAGATCTTGCTTGGAACAGCAAAGGGTCTTGCACATTTGCACCAGTCATTCCGGCCACCCATAATTCACTACAACATAAAGCCAAGCAACATCCTTCTTGACGAAAACTTCAATCCGAAGATATCGGATTTCGGGTTGGCAAGGCTTCTAACAAAGCTTGACAAGCATGTTATGAGCAACAGGTTCCAGAGTGCATTAGGCTATGTTGCACCAGAGTTAGCATGCCAGAGCTTAAGGGTGAATGAGAAATGTGATGTGTATGGTTTTGGAGTGATGATTCTTGAGCTTGTGACAGGTAGAAGGCCAGTGGAGTATGGTGAGGACAATGTGCTAATACTCAATGATCATGTTAGAGTTCTTCTTGAGCAAGGGAATGTGTTGGAGTGTGTTGATCCATGCATGAATGAGTATCCAGAAGATGAAGTTTTGCCAGTTTTAAAGCTTGCAATGGTTTGCACTTCTCAGATACCTTCTAGCAGGCCTTCTATGGCAGAAGTTGTTCAAATTCTTCAAGTCATTAAGACTCCAGTTCCTCAAAGGATGGAAGTTTTCTGA